In one window of Peribacillus sp. FSL H8-0477 DNA:
- the pdxT gene encoding pyridoxal 5'-phosphate synthase glutaminase subunit PdxT, translated as MAVIGVLALQGAVEEHLKQIINTGSEAVIVKHPKQLEKLDGLIIPGGESTAIGRLMARYGFIDAIKDFSNQKKPIFGTCAGMVLVANELEGSESAHLEIMDIIVKRNGFGRQIDSFEANIDIKGMEAPFQALFIRAPYILSTGDQVEILARIDEKIVAARCDHMLVSAFHPELTDDNRFYKMFSEMVESSMVSHSS; from the coding sequence ATGGCAGTTATTGGTGTATTAGCCTTGCAGGGTGCTGTGGAGGAACATCTGAAACAAATAATCAATACTGGGTCTGAAGCTGTTATTGTCAAACATCCTAAACAGCTAGAAAAACTGGATGGGCTGATTATCCCAGGTGGTGAAAGTACAGCGATTGGGAGGTTAATGGCTCGGTATGGATTTATCGATGCAATTAAAGATTTTTCTAATCAAAAAAAACCAATATTCGGTACCTGTGCCGGCATGGTCCTCGTTGCCAATGAGCTTGAAGGGTCTGAGTCTGCTCATTTAGAAATCATGGACATCATCGTTAAACGAAATGGTTTTGGAAGACAAATTGATAGTTTTGAAGCAAATATCGATATAAAAGGAATGGAGGCTCCTTTTCAAGCATTATTTATACGTGCACCGTATATTTTATCAACAGGTGATCAGGTTGAAATTCTAGCACGTATAGATGAAAAAATAGTCGCCGCCCGCTGTGATCATATGCTAGTCAGCGCGTTTCATCCAGAACTAACTGATGATAACCGTTTTTATAAAATGTTCAGTGAAATGGTTGAATCGTCAATGGTAAGCCATTCATCTTAA
- a CDS encoding carotenoid biosynthesis protein, producing MVFFEVPPWLEFSNGLFLVFYALSLVETSLPVFETRRVFLSKAGIIASITFAIEYIGIKTGFPFGEYYYYPTLGPLVLGVPFTIALAWVGVILNSLLLSNQRSKTLRALETGFWVVLLDLILDPVAYVRNFWHWEAEGGFFGVPFVNFLSWGIIAACFSFLFPLRKIPASNRIWAIRIYQLMILLFGLLAWKEELPIIAALALFIILLCEGRHQLDYRQEKQTL from the coding sequence ATGGTGTTTTTTGAGGTGCCGCCTTGGCTTGAATTTTCAAATGGGCTGTTTTTAGTTTTTTATGCACTCAGCTTGGTCGAAACGAGTTTACCCGTATTCGAGACTCGTCGAGTGTTCCTTAGTAAAGCGGGCATCATCGCTAGTATAACCTTTGCCATCGAATACATTGGAATTAAAACAGGCTTTCCATTTGGTGAGTATTATTATTATCCGACACTTGGTCCATTAGTTTTAGGCGTTCCATTTACGATTGCACTTGCCTGGGTAGGCGTAATTTTAAACAGTTTGCTGCTGTCCAATCAACGCTCAAAGACCTTACGGGCACTGGAAACTGGATTTTGGGTAGTCTTGCTCGATTTAATACTAGATCCAGTGGCATATGTACGAAACTTTTGGCATTGGGAAGCTGAAGGCGGGTTCTTTGGCGTTCCTTTTGTGAATTTTTTAAGCTGGGGAATAATCGCTGCTTGTTTTTCCTTTTTATTTCCCCTAAGAAAAATTCCTGCAAGCAACCGTATATGGGCAATAAGAATCTATCAACTAATGATACTCTTATTTGGTTTGCTCGCTTGGAAAGAAGAATTACCTATTATTGCAGCTTTAGCGCTATTCATCATTCTTCTTTGTGAAGGGAGACATCAGCTTGATTACCGCCAAGAAAAGCAGACTCTTTAG
- a CDS encoding MerR family transcriptional regulator gives MFGIQKVSEMTGISSITLRAWERRYGIIQPKRADGGHRLYSAEDIDDIIWVKKQKEEKGISLGQTMELLKKRRGMESQNQKKIPPQFGGGSFEDFSAELFDALINYEMKLADKLINISLAMYDFEEVCHYIFIPILHRIGNEWADGRLSVAQEHLISSFLERRIQSFLIEVPEQPLAVRAIALCPELEQHKIGLLLFSLFLNKRGVQVYFLGQNTPVDYLEKMIAVNQIRLVCISMTIKQSSESIQEMITKLSRSFNDITFVIGGEGTNFLPADLTFYQINGGLEEWKNWFIEFKRK, from the coding sequence ATGTTTGGAATTCAAAAAGTCTCTGAAATGACCGGAATCTCTTCCATCACATTACGAGCATGGGAAAGGAGATACGGAATTATCCAGCCTAAACGAGCAGATGGTGGGCATCGTCTCTATTCTGCTGAAGATATCGATGATATTATTTGGGTCAAGAAACAAAAAGAAGAAAAGGGAATTTCATTAGGACAAACGATGGAGCTTTTAAAAAAACGGAGGGGAATGGAATCCCAGAACCAAAAAAAAATCCCCCCACAATTCGGGGGAGGAAGCTTTGAGGACTTTTCCGCAGAGTTATTTGATGCACTCATCAATTACGAAATGAAGCTTGCTGATAAACTAATTAACATCAGTCTCGCTATGTATGATTTTGAAGAAGTTTGTCATTATATTTTTATCCCTATTTTACATAGAATTGGGAACGAATGGGCTGACGGAAGACTAAGTGTTGCGCAAGAGCACTTAATCAGCAGTTTTCTTGAACGGAGGATTCAATCCTTTCTTATCGAGGTACCAGAGCAGCCGTTGGCAGTGCGGGCAATCGCTCTTTGTCCAGAACTCGAGCAGCATAAAATCGGTCTGTTATTGTTTTCCCTATTTCTTAATAAACGTGGAGTTCAGGTCTATTTCCTCGGACAAAATACACCTGTAGACTATTTAGAAAAAATGATTGCTGTTAATCAAATCCGATTGGTGTGCATTTCTATGACCATCAAACAGAGCAGTGAAAGCATCCAAGAAATGATAACGAAATTATCACGTTCCTTTAACGACATCACGTTTGTCATTGGGGGTGAAGGGACAAATTTCTTACCTGCAGATTTAACGTTTTATCAAATAAATGGGGGTCTTGAGGAGTGGAAGAACTGGTTTATCGAGTTTAAACGGAAATGA
- a CDS encoding phytoene desaturase family protein has product MKIAVIGAGVGGMTSALLLAKQGKQVTIYEKEAAVGGRLAYQGNGRYQIDQGPTIILLPEMLKEILAEAGIPSSALEFISCEPLYDLHYSDGSTYTKYRDLPRQLEEIEKVFPGEGAHYLRYLSDMSKIFTIGVDRFLSKSFKTKRDFLTPENIKLLLQSRAYKSMKQFLASYFDHPKLQDAYALQSLYIGGSPLEAPALYGLVSYSEHAHGIWYLKGGYAGLAAILEKACLEQGVTIHREAKVEEILVEQNVCKGVKVNQTINLYDAVVFNGDFPNLPGLIPDNKQVKKKNYTPSSGCVLIYLGVTKRFPAAKTHQFFMADSFDNHMEQVFKTKQVPEDPSFYVFNPVSIDAEAAPANESVLYFLIPVPSGQDIDWDQIKDELVQKVIDKAETALFKGLREHIVWQDIRTPADSIKDGLYQGGSFGIAPILMQSGGFRPQVKPYKIDRLYSVGASVHPGGGVPIVMQGSRLLSQQIKKELG; this is encoded by the coding sequence ATGAAGATCGCTGTCATTGGAGCTGGCGTTGGGGGGATGACCTCCGCTTTATTATTAGCGAAACAAGGCAAACAAGTTACCATCTATGAAAAAGAAGCGGCGGTTGGAGGCCGGCTTGCTTATCAAGGAAACGGTCGTTATCAAATTGACCAGGGGCCGACGATTATTCTCCTGCCTGAGATGCTAAAAGAAATTCTTGCTGAAGCAGGCATACCGAGTAGTGCATTAGAGTTCATTTCGTGTGAACCGCTATATGATTTGCATTATTCGGATGGAAGTACGTATACAAAATACCGAGATTTACCTCGGCAGCTTGAAGAAATAGAAAAGGTATTTCCAGGTGAAGGGGCTCATTACTTACGTTATCTTTCTGATATGTCAAAGATATTTACAATTGGGGTGGATCGTTTTTTAAGTAAGTCCTTTAAAACAAAACGAGATTTCTTAACCCCTGAAAACATTAAACTATTGTTGCAATCCCGAGCTTATAAATCTATGAAACAATTCTTAGCTTCTTATTTTGACCATCCAAAACTGCAAGATGCCTATGCCTTACAATCTCTCTATATTGGAGGATCACCACTAGAAGCCCCTGCACTTTATGGATTGGTTTCGTATAGTGAGCATGCTCATGGTATTTGGTACTTAAAGGGAGGCTATGCCGGCCTTGCTGCTATTCTTGAAAAAGCATGTCTTGAACAAGGAGTGACCATTCATCGTGAAGCAAAGGTTGAGGAGATATTGGTTGAACAAAATGTTTGTAAGGGTGTGAAAGTCAATCAAACTATCAATTTATATGATGCAGTGGTATTTAACGGAGATTTCCCAAACCTTCCTGGATTGATTCCAGACAACAAACAGGTTAAGAAAAAAAACTACACCCCATCTTCAGGCTGTGTGCTCATTTATTTAGGTGTAACAAAGAGATTCCCTGCGGCCAAAACCCATCAATTTTTTATGGCCGATTCCTTCGACAACCATATGGAACAGGTATTTAAGACCAAACAGGTGCCAGAGGATCCTTCCTTTTATGTCTTCAATCCAGTGAGTATCGATGCAGAGGCCGCACCTGCTAACGAAAGCGTCCTCTACTTTCTCATCCCTGTACCATCTGGTCAGGACATTGACTGGGATCAAATAAAGGATGAATTGGTTCAAAAAGTAATCGACAAAGCGGAAACAGCCCTCTTTAAAGGCTTGCGAGAACATATTGTCTGGCAGGATATTCGTACGCCAGCCGATTCAATTAAAGATGGACTTTATCAAGGCGGCAGCTTCGGCATTGCCCCTATCCTCATGCAATCCGGTGGATTTAGGCCGCAGGTTAAGCCTTATAAAATTGACCGCTTATATAGTGTTGGCGCATCTGTTCATCCTGGGGGCGGCGTTCCGATTGTGATGCAGGGCTCACGTCTGTTAAGTCAACAAATTAAAAAGGAGCTGGGCTAA
- a CDS encoding phytoene/squalene synthase family protein has protein sequence MKNSAVMRACEEMMKKGSASFYSAFQHLDYPKREGVFVIYAFCRMIDDSVDEPEQSPYTLSELKDQFTHLEFAGGHFIWPSLRWLFKEFPLTKEPFYKQMQGQASDLTFTKYTSLEELDVYCEQVAGSVGQMLLPVLHNQPTKEIEEAGIYLGKAMQIVNIIRDVGEDQERSRRYIPKQLMDKHGYSDSDFSHGVIDANFTSMINELMNLADRWFLKGMTKLETYPEKSAFCIQLAAGYYAAIMEQVVVNNYQVYTKRAIVTDKKKQEIFLKAITCSVKEASCSVVSREA, from the coding sequence ATGAAAAACTCTGCCGTAATGCGTGCATGTGAAGAAATGATGAAGAAAGGATCTGCCAGCTTTTACAGTGCCTTTCAACATTTAGACTATCCTAAACGCGAGGGGGTCTTTGTCATCTATGCCTTTTGTAGAATGATTGATGATTCAGTTGATGAACCCGAACAATCTCCCTACACATTAAGCGAATTAAAAGATCAATTTACCCACTTGGAGTTTGCCGGCGGACATTTTATTTGGCCTTCACTACGGTGGCTTTTCAAAGAGTTTCCACTAACCAAAGAGCCATTTTATAAACAAATGCAAGGTCAAGCATCTGATTTGACCTTTACAAAGTACACCAGCTTGGAGGAATTAGACGTATATTGTGAGCAGGTGGCAGGATCGGTCGGACAAATGCTGCTGCCGGTCCTTCATAACCAGCCAACTAAAGAAATTGAAGAAGCTGGAATCTATCTGGGGAAAGCCATGCAAATTGTCAATATTATTCGCGATGTTGGCGAAGATCAGGAAAGAAGCAGAAGATATATTCCAAAACAGTTAATGGATAAGCATGGCTATTCAGATTCAGACTTTTCGCATGGTGTGATCGATGCCAACTTTACATCGATGATAAACGAGTTAATGAATCTAGCGGACCGTTGGTTTCTTAAAGGAATGACAAAGCTGGAAACATACCCCGAAAAAAGTGCTTTTTGTATCCAACTAGCGGCAGGATACTATGCCGCAATTATGGAACAGGTCGTTGTAAATAATTATCAGGTATACACAAAACGAGCCATTGTGACTGATAAGAAAAAACAGGAGATTTTTTTGAAAGCTATCACCTGTTCAGTTAAGGAAGCTTCATGCAGTGTGGTATCACGTGAAGCTTAG
- a CDS encoding phytoene desaturase family protein produces MEINKKVSIIGAGPGGLAAAMLLSSKGFDVTVFEKQPYIGGRTSRITLGDYSFDMGPTFFMMPQLLEELFESVNRNLHDYVDVQEVDPLYTLKFEDGVSFSPTRKREEMLALLKQTFPGNEKGYERFMTKEAEKFDSVMKLLQQPFSKLTDYLTLNMLTALPKINALDTVYGQLSTYFTDERLKWAFSFQTKYLGMSAWNCPGTFTILSYLEHGFGLFHPTGGLNQLCKAMADVTIEYGGTIKTGTGVKKVIVENGIAVGLHLENGEIVETDDVIINADFGHAATHLFDQKDLKKYRKEKVEKKKLSCSTFMLYLGIDAEVELPHHMILFAKDYKKNVDEMTKEMVLSADPSIYVHNPSRIDPTLAPQGKSALMVLMPVPNLQADINWETEKETIKEAMLKRLEQEPGLHDIRKLIETERIITPLDWQNDIYVYKGATFSFAHSLDQMMYLRPHNQFEDVQHCFLVGGGTHPGSGLPTIFESAKISSDLLINQYQHKERIQKTLNTEKGVKMV; encoded by the coding sequence GTGGAAATAAATAAAAAAGTTAGTATTATCGGTGCTGGACCAGGAGGATTGGCAGCGGCAATGCTTTTGAGTTCCAAGGGGTTTGACGTCACTGTATTTGAAAAACAACCCTATATCGGAGGGCGCACATCAAGAATTACATTAGGTGATTATTCGTTTGATATGGGTCCTACTTTTTTTATGATGCCTCAATTGTTAGAAGAGTTATTCGAGTCTGTTAATCGAAATTTACATGATTACGTAGACGTTCAAGAAGTTGATCCGTTATATACCTTGAAATTCGAAGATGGCGTTTCGTTTTCTCCCACACGTAAAAGGGAAGAAATGCTCGCGTTACTTAAACAAACCTTTCCAGGTAATGAAAAAGGGTATGAACGTTTTATGACCAAGGAAGCAGAGAAATTTGATTCCGTCATGAAGCTTTTACAACAGCCGTTTTCAAAGCTGACAGATTATTTGACTCTAAATATGCTGACTGCTTTACCTAAAATAAATGCTCTCGATACAGTTTACGGACAGCTATCAACCTACTTTACTGATGAACGATTAAAATGGGCCTTTTCTTTTCAAACGAAGTATTTAGGGATGTCTGCTTGGAATTGTCCCGGAACGTTTACGATTCTCTCCTATTTAGAGCATGGATTTGGATTGTTCCACCCAACAGGAGGGTTGAATCAGTTATGTAAGGCAATGGCGGATGTGACGATTGAATATGGCGGCACGATTAAAACAGGAACTGGTGTCAAAAAGGTCATTGTTGAAAATGGAATCGCCGTTGGATTGCATTTAGAAAATGGTGAAATCGTTGAAACAGATGATGTCATTATCAATGCAGATTTTGGTCATGCAGCTACCCATCTTTTTGATCAAAAAGATTTGAAGAAATACCGCAAAGAAAAAGTAGAAAAGAAAAAACTATCATGCTCAACGTTTATGCTTTATTTAGGCATTGATGCAGAGGTAGAACTCCCACATCATATGATTCTCTTTGCGAAGGATTATAAAAAAAATGTCGATGAAATGACAAAAGAAATGGTCTTGTCTGCTGATCCATCTATCTATGTACATAATCCTTCTCGTATAGATCCTACCCTTGCTCCCCAAGGTAAATCTGCCTTAATGGTCTTAATGCCGGTTCCTAACCTTCAGGCCGACATTAATTGGGAAACAGAAAAAGAAACGATTAAAGAAGCTATGCTCAAGCGGCTGGAACAGGAGCCTGGGCTGCATGATATTCGTAAGCTTATAGAAACAGAACGAATCATTACTCCACTAGATTGGCAGAATGATATTTACGTCTATAAAGGGGCTACCTTCAGTTTTGCACACAGTCTTGATCAGATGATGTATTTGCGTCCGCATAACCAATTTGAAGATGTTCAACATTGTTTTTTAGTAGGCGGAGGTACACATCCAGGAAGCGGACTGCCTACAATATTTGAATCCGCAAAAATCAGCAGTGATTTATTAATCAACCAGTATCAACACAAAGAGCGAATTCAAAAAACTCTCAATACTGAAAAGGGAGTGAAGATGGTATGA
- the pdxS gene encoding pyridoxal 5'-phosphate synthase lyase subunit PdxS produces the protein MNKVIATDAIKRGMAHMQKGGVIMDVVNAEQAKIAEAAGAVAVMALERVPSDIRAAGGVARMADPRITEAVLNAVSIPVMAKARIGHIVEARVLEAMGVDYIDESEVLTPADEEFHILKSQFTVPFVCGCRDLGEAARRIGEGASMLRTKGEPGTGNIVEAVRHMRKVQAQIRKIILMNDDELMVEAKNLGAPYEILKQIKKEGKLPVVNFAAGGVATPSDAALMMELGADGVFVGSGVFKSENPEKFANAIVQATTFYQDYELIGALSKELGSPMTGIDMSKLAAADRMQERGL, from the coding sequence ATGAATAAAGTAATAGCAACGGATGCGATTAAACGAGGGATGGCTCATATGCAAAAGGGCGGAGTCATCATGGATGTTGTCAATGCCGAGCAAGCTAAGATTGCGGAAGCAGCAGGTGCAGTAGCTGTAATGGCCTTGGAAAGAGTGCCTTCTGATATTCGTGCAGCTGGAGGAGTCGCAAGAATGGCTGATCCAAGAATTACTGAAGCTGTACTGAATGCTGTCTCGATTCCTGTAATGGCAAAAGCAAGAATTGGACATATCGTCGAAGCTAGAGTGTTAGAAGCCATGGGGGTAGATTATATTGATGAAAGTGAAGTTTTGACCCCCGCTGATGAAGAATTTCATATCCTGAAAAGCCAGTTTACCGTGCCATTTGTCTGCGGCTGTCGCGATTTAGGGGAAGCTGCTCGGAGAATTGGTGAAGGAGCGTCAATGCTTCGTACAAAAGGTGAACCAGGTACGGGAAATATTGTGGAAGCTGTTCGTCATATGCGTAAAGTTCAGGCTCAAATTAGAAAAATAATCTTAATGAATGACGATGAATTAATGGTTGAAGCGAAGAACTTAGGAGCTCCATATGAGATTCTTAAACAAATTAAAAAAGAAGGGAAATTACCGGTCGTGAACTTTGCTGCAGGGGGTGTGGCTACTCCATCAGACGCTGCATTGATGATGGAACTCGGGGCAGATGGTGTATTCGTCGGTTCTGGCGTATTTAAATCGGAAAATCCAGAGAAGTTTGCCAACGCGATTGTTCAGGCAACGACGTTTTATCAAGATTATGAATTAATTGGGGCGCTTTCTAAGGAACTTGGATCTCCAATGACAGGTATTGATATGTCTAAGCTTGCTGCGGCAGACCGTATGCAGGAGCGAGGATTGTAA
- the ssuE gene encoding NADPH-dependent FMN reductase, producing MSEIVILSGSPSSPSRTDLALDFIKGIIEQHGFKVTTVSVRDFPEGDLIHARYNSPEIKKFSELIEKADGVIIGSPVYKASYTGVLKTVIDLLPEGALKNKPVLPIMVGGSPAHLLAIDYALKPLIAVLKGQPLQGIYIIDKKINKENLSAPIEDENLLQRITIQAEEFREAIQKVQVIHV from the coding sequence ATGAGTGAAATTGTAATTTTATCTGGGAGTCCTTCCTCCCCCTCACGAACAGATTTGGCGCTGGACTTTATAAAAGGAATTATTGAACAGCATGGATTTAAGGTAACGACTGTAAGCGTACGTGATTTCCCTGAAGGTGACTTAATTCATGCTCGGTACAATAGTCCTGAAATAAAAAAGTTCTCTGAGCTGATTGAAAAAGCGGATGGAGTGATTATTGGTTCTCCTGTATACAAGGCATCCTATACGGGTGTATTAAAAACGGTTATTGATTTACTGCCAGAAGGTGCATTAAAGAATAAACCCGTTTTACCAATCATGGTTGGTGGAAGTCCGGCACATTTATTGGCTATTGATTACGCATTGAAACCATTAATCGCCGTCTTGAAAGGACAGCCGCTTCAAGGAATCTATATAATAGACAAGAAAATTAACAAAGAAAATTTGTCAGCACCAATAGAGGATGAAAACCTATTACAACGAATTACAATTCAAGCAGAAGAATTTCGCGAAGCGATTCAAAAGGTACAGGTCATACACGTTTAA
- the pdxR gene encoding MocR-like pyridoxine biosynthesis transcription factor PdxR — MDRLAVELNRDSSIPMYEQLYAHIKAEITEGRLLFQTKLPSKRKLADVLHISLNTVETAYEQLTAEGYLEVIPRKGYFVMASEDLEYIGAKSTLPLQTNQQKNSITIDFHPSQIDTENFPFQQWRKYAKNSMQEDHHEWLLLGDSQGEIELRHEIAVYLYHARGVKCSPEQIIVGAGIEVLLQQLVLLLNPTTIYGVEDPGYHLIQQILTCYNHQVYPLAVDEEGLIVKNVENSPINIVYVTPSHHFPYGTVLSVNRRTQLLNWASGHTDRFIIEDDYDSEFRYTGKAIPSLQSLDNTEKVIYLGSFSKSLMPSIRISYMVLPKQLLTRHQQNLSFYHSTVSRIDQHILTEFMRMGDFEKHLNRMRKLYRRKLERVLASIKPYSSTITVIGEQSGLHVVLAVNNGMTEDALVTKAAAAGFKIYPVSLYSMVKQNLSHPQIILGFAGIPETKLTEALNGLLESWGF; from the coding sequence ATGGACAGGTTAGCCGTTGAATTAAATAGAGACAGTTCCATTCCAATGTACGAACAATTATACGCACATATTAAAGCAGAAATTACGGAAGGCAGACTGCTTTTCCAAACCAAGCTTCCCTCAAAACGTAAGTTAGCAGATGTCTTACATATAAGTTTAAACACAGTTGAAACAGCTTACGAACAGCTGACCGCTGAAGGCTACCTCGAGGTTATTCCACGTAAAGGCTATTTCGTGATGGCATCGGAAGATTTGGAATATATCGGGGCAAAAAGTACACTTCCCTTACAGACGAATCAACAAAAGAATTCAATTACTATTGATTTTCATCCTAGTCAGATTGACACAGAAAACTTTCCCTTTCAACAATGGCGAAAATATGCCAAAAATAGTATGCAAGAAGACCATCATGAATGGCTGCTGCTAGGGGACTCTCAAGGAGAAATAGAGCTGCGGCATGAAATCGCAGTATACCTTTACCATGCAAGAGGTGTAAAATGCAGTCCAGAGCAAATTATTGTTGGGGCTGGAATTGAGGTTCTTTTACAGCAGCTCGTTCTATTGTTAAATCCAACCACCATTTATGGTGTCGAAGATCCCGGATATCATCTGATACAGCAAATTTTAACTTGCTATAATCACCAAGTCTATCCACTCGCGGTAGATGAAGAAGGCCTTATCGTGAAAAATGTCGAGAACTCACCGATTAATATCGTTTATGTGACCCCTTCCCATCACTTTCCCTACGGAACCGTTTTGTCTGTTAACAGACGGACACAATTATTAAACTGGGCCAGCGGGCATACAGATCGATTTATTATTGAAGACGATTATGATAGTGAATTTCGATATACTGGTAAAGCAATTCCCTCCCTACAGAGCTTAGATAACACAGAGAAAGTCATCTACTTAGGATCGTTTTCAAAATCACTTATGCCATCCATTCGAATCAGCTATATGGTCCTGCCAAAACAGCTGCTCACTAGGCATCAGCAAAATCTCTCTTTCTACCACTCTACTGTTTCACGAATAGATCAACATATCTTAACGGAATTTATGAGAATGGGTGACTTCGAGAAACATTTGAATCGAATGCGTAAACTTTACCGTCGTAAGTTAGAAAGGGTATTAGCCTCAATTAAGCCCTATTCTTCTACGATCACAGTCATTGGTGAGCAATCGGGGCTTCATGTTGTATTAGCAGTTAACAATGGAATGACTGAAGACGCACTCGTCACAAAAGCTGCAGCAGCTGGATTTAAAATCTATCCAGTCTCGCTCTACTCAATGGTAAAACAGAACCTTTCACATCCACAAATCATTCTTGGCTTTGCTGGCATCCCAGAGACTAAACTAACAGAGGCACTGAATGGTTTATTAGAGAGCTGGGGGTTTTAA
- a CDS encoding AAA family ATPase, with protein sequence MKLVLLFGPQAVGKMTVGHELEKVTDLRLFHNHMTIELLEPFFKFSPEMWRLSDLFRTEIFKAVSESELKGLIFTYVWAFDQPDDWKYVDDLCKIFQSKGATIYFVELESELNVRLERNKSPHRLEHKPTKRNIDWSENELRESMKKYRLNSFDGELKKENYIKINNTKLSAIEVANLISTRFNL encoded by the coding sequence ATGAAACTTGTGCTCTTATTTGGACCTCAAGCAGTGGGTAAAATGACTGTCGGTCATGAATTAGAAAAGGTAACTGATTTGAGATTGTTTCACAACCACATGACCATTGAATTACTTGAACCATTTTTCAAATTTAGTCCTGAGATGTGGAGACTATCAGATTTATTTAGAACAGAAATATTTAAAGCCGTTTCTGAGAGTGAGCTGAAAGGCTTGATATTTACCTATGTGTGGGCATTTGACCAACCAGATGATTGGAAATATGTAGACGATCTCTGTAAAATTTTCCAATCAAAAGGGGCAACCATTTATTTCGTTGAGTTAGAATCTGAACTGAATGTGAGACTAGAACGAAACAAAAGTCCGCACAGACTTGAGCACAAACCTACCAAAAGGAACATAGATTGGTCAGAAAATGAATTAAGGGAGTCCATGAAAAAATACAGATTGAACTCCTTCGACGGGGAATTAAAAAAAGAAAATTACATAAAAATTAATAATACTAAATTAAGTGCGATAGAAGTAGCTAACCTAATTTCGACAAGATTTAATTTATAA